The following are encoded in a window of Citrobacter freundii genomic DNA:
- a CDS encoding MipA/OmpV family protein: protein MTKLKLLALGVLIATSSSVAQAESDLSLGAGVGVVENAYKQYDNDVYPVPVVTYDSENFWFRGLGGGYYLWNDNTDKLSVMAYWSPMYFKPGDSDNSQLRRLDKRKSTMMAGLSYVHNTQYGFLRTSLAGDALDNSNGIVWDLAWLYRYTNGGLTLTPGIGVEWNSENQNEYYYGVSHHESSRSGLRSYDPNSSWSPYLELSANYNFIGNWSAYATARYTHLSDEVTDSPMVDKSWTGLISTGITYKF from the coding sequence GTGACCAAACTCAAACTTCTGGCACTTGGCGTGCTTATTGCCACTTCTTCCAGCGTAGCACAAGCAGAAAGCGACCTGTCGCTGGGCGCGGGCGTTGGTGTGGTTGAGAACGCTTATAAACAATACGATAACGACGTTTACCCGGTACCTGTAGTGACCTATGACAGTGAGAACTTCTGGTTCCGTGGGCTGGGGGGCGGTTACTACCTGTGGAATGACAATACCGATAAGTTGTCTGTCATGGCTTACTGGTCACCGATGTACTTTAAGCCGGGCGACAGCGATAACAGTCAATTGCGTCGACTGGATAAACGTAAGAGCACCATGATGGCCGGTCTGTCTTACGTCCACAATACGCAATACGGCTTCCTGCGCACCAGCCTTGCGGGAGACGCGCTGGACAACAGTAATGGTATCGTCTGGGATCTGGCGTGGTTATATCGTTACACTAACGGTGGCCTGACGCTGACGCCGGGGATCGGTGTCGAGTGGAACAGCGAAAACCAAAACGAATACTATTATGGTGTATCGCATCATGAATCCTCTCGCAGCGGCCTGCGTAGCTACGATCCAAATAGCAGCTGGAGCCCGTACCTGGAGCTGAGCGCAAATTATAACTTCATCGGCAACTGGAGTGCATACGCGACGGCGCGTTATACCCACCTGTCTGATGAAGTGACCGACAGTCCGATGGTAGACAAATCCTGGACGGGTCTGATCTCTACGGGTATTACCTACAAGTTCTGA
- the yeaG gene encoding protein kinase YeaG, whose amino-acid sequence MNIFDHYRQRYEAAKDEEFTLQEFLTTCRQDRSAYANAAERLLMAIGEPVMVDTAHEPRLSRLFSNRVIARYPAFEEFYGMEDAIEQIVSYLKHAAQGLEEKKQILYLLGPVGGGKSSLAERLKSLMQRVPIYVLSANGERSPVNDHPLCLFNPQEDAQILEKEYGIPRRYLGTIMSPWAAKRLHDFGGDITKFRVVKVWPSILEQIAIAKTEPGDENNQDISALVGKVDIRKLEHHAQNDPDAYGYSGALCRANQGIMEFVEMFKAPIKVLHPLLTATQEGNYNGTEGISALPFNGIILAHSNESEWVTFRNNKNNEAFLDRVYIVKVPYCLRISEEIKIYEKLLNHSELTHAPCAPGTLETLSRFTILSRLKEPENSSIYSKMRVYDGESLKDTDPKAKSYQEYRDYAGVDEGMNGLSTRFAFKILSRVFNFDHVEVAANPVHLFYVLEQQIEREQFPQEQSERYLEFLKGYLIPKYAEFIGKEIQTAYLESYSEYGQNIFDRYVTYADFWIQDQEYRDPDTGQLFDRESLNSELEKIEKPAGISNPKDFRNEIVNFVLRARANNSGRNPNWTSYEKLRTVIEKKMFSNTEELLPVISFNAKTSTDEQKKHDDFVDRMMEKGYTRKQVRLLCEWYLRVRKSS is encoded by the coding sequence ATGAATATATTCGATCACTATCGCCAGCGTTATGAAGCTGCCAAGGACGAAGAGTTCACGCTGCAGGAGTTTCTTACCACTTGTCGGCAAGATCGCAGTGCTTATGCCAACGCGGCAGAGCGGCTATTAATGGCTATTGGTGAGCCTGTCATGGTCGATACTGCCCATGAACCTCGACTTTCTCGACTCTTCTCTAACCGGGTTATTGCACGTTATCCCGCGTTTGAAGAGTTTTACGGCATGGAAGACGCGATTGAACAGATTGTCTCCTATCTGAAACACGCGGCGCAGGGGCTGGAAGAGAAGAAGCAGATCCTGTATCTGCTGGGGCCTGTAGGGGGAGGAAAATCCTCTCTTGCTGAGAGACTGAAGTCGCTGATGCAGAGGGTACCGATTTATGTCCTGAGCGCCAACGGTGAACGCAGCCCGGTTAACGATCACCCGTTATGCCTGTTTAATCCGCAGGAAGATGCACAAATCCTGGAGAAAGAGTACGGGATCCCACGTCGCTATCTTGGCACCATTATGTCGCCATGGGCCGCGAAGCGTCTGCATGATTTTGGTGGAGACATCACCAAATTCCGCGTGGTTAAAGTGTGGCCGTCTATTCTGGAACAAATCGCTATCGCCAAAACGGAACCGGGTGATGAGAACAACCAGGACATTTCCGCGCTGGTCGGCAAAGTGGATATTCGTAAACTCGAACACCACGCCCAGAACGATCCGGATGCCTACGGCTATTCCGGCGCACTGTGCCGGGCTAACCAGGGGATTATGGAGTTCGTGGAGATGTTTAAAGCACCGATTAAAGTGCTACATCCTCTGCTGACCGCAACGCAGGAAGGTAACTACAACGGGACAGAAGGTATTTCTGCCCTGCCGTTTAACGGCATCATTCTTGCCCACTCAAACGAATCTGAATGGGTGACGTTCCGTAACAACAAAAATAACGAAGCCTTCCTTGACCGCGTATACATCGTGAAGGTTCCGTATTGCTTACGCATTTCCGAAGAGATCAAGATCTACGAGAAATTGCTTAATCACAGTGAATTGACCCACGCGCCGTGCGCACCGGGTACGCTGGAAACGCTGTCTCGCTTTACCATTCTTTCTCGCCTGAAAGAACCAGAAAACTCGAGCATCTACTCGAAGATGCGCGTTTACGATGGCGAGAGCCTGAAAGACACCGATCCGAAAGCGAAATCCTACCAGGAGTACCGGGATTACGCCGGAGTCGATGAGGGGATGAACGGTCTGTCAACGCGCTTCGCGTTTAAGATCCTCTCCCGCGTGTTTAACTTTGACCATGTAGAAGTGGCGGCCAACCCGGTGCACCTGTTCTATGTTCTGGAGCAGCAAATTGAGCGCGAGCAGTTCCCGCAGGAGCAGTCCGAACGTTATCTCGAGTTCCTGAAAGGTTATCTGATCCCGAAATACGCTGAATTTATTGGCAAAGAGATCCAGACCGCCTATCTGGAATCCTACTCCGAGTATGGACAGAACATTTTTGACCGTTATGTCACCTATGCGGATTTTTGGATCCAGGATCAGGAATACCGTGACCCGGATACCGGTCAGCTGTTTGACCGCGAGTCGCTGAATTCAGAACTGGAAAAAATTGAAAAACCGGCGGGTATCAGCAACCCGAAAGATTTCCGTAATGAGATCGTCAACTTTGTTCTGCGCGCCAGAGCGAATAACAGCGGTCGTAATCCAAACTGGACCAGTTACGAAAAACTGCGCACGGTTATTGAGAAGAAAATGTTCTCCAACACCGAGGAGTTGCTGCCGGTCATTTCGTTTAACGCTAAAACCTCAACTGACGAGCAGAAAAAGCACGACGATTTTGTCGACCGCATGATGGAAAAAGGCTACACGCGTAAACAGGTGCGTTTACTGTGCGAATGGTATTTGCGCGTACGTAAATCGTCTTAA
- a CDS encoding aldo/keto reductase translates to MTDKQVMFTGQATLPAIGQGTWYMGENAHCRGAEVAALRAGLDLGLRLIDTAEMYADGAAEEIVGEALLGRRDDAFLVSKVYPWNAGGKKAIAACEASLRRLKTDYLDLYLLHWTGNFSFAETVEAMERLIAQGKIRRWGVSNLDYEDMQALWQITGGQQCATNQVLYHLASRGIEFDLLPWCQQRQIPVMAYSPLAQAGRLRSDLLTNPVVSEIAHAHKASAAQILLAWVIRHPGVIAIPKAANVAHVEQNAAALNMTLSDEELMLLDSAFPAPAAKTPLDMA, encoded by the coding sequence ATGACAGATAAACAGGTGATGTTTACCGGGCAGGCCACGCTTCCTGCTATCGGGCAGGGGACGTGGTATATGGGTGAAAACGCCCATTGCCGGGGAGCTGAAGTGGCGGCGCTGCGTGCTGGACTGGATCTGGGTTTGCGCCTTATTGATACTGCAGAAATGTACGCAGATGGTGCAGCGGAAGAGATCGTCGGCGAGGCGTTATTGGGGCGACGCGATGACGCTTTTCTGGTATCAAAAGTTTATCCTTGGAATGCTGGGGGCAAGAAAGCCATCGCGGCCTGCGAAGCGAGCCTGCGGCGACTGAAGACCGATTATCTGGATCTCTACTTACTGCATTGGACGGGTAATTTTTCATTTGCAGAGACGGTTGAGGCGATGGAAAGGTTGATCGCGCAAGGGAAAATCCGCCGCTGGGGCGTTTCTAACCTCGACTATGAAGACATGCAGGCGCTATGGCAGATTACTGGTGGACAGCAGTGTGCCACGAATCAGGTGCTGTATCATCTGGCGTCACGCGGCATTGAGTTTGATTTGCTGCCATGGTGTCAGCAACGGCAGATACCGGTCATGGCCTACAGCCCGTTGGCCCAGGCGGGGCGTTTACGCAGTGATTTGCTCACTAATCCGGTGGTGAGTGAGATTGCGCACGCGCACAAGGCCAGCGCCGCGCAGATTTTATTGGCGTGGGTTATTCGACATCCGGGGGTGATAGCCATTCCGAAGGCGGCAAATGTCGCACACGTTGAGCAGAATGCCGCAGCGCTAAATATGACGCTTTCTGACGAGGAGTTGATGTTGTTAGACTCGGCTTTTCCTGCGCCAGCAGCTAAAACACCGCTAGATATGGCCTGA